The Saccharomyces mikatae IFO 1815 strain IFO1815 genome assembly, chromosome: 13 genome has a segment encoding these proteins:
- the FKS3 gene encoding putative 1,3-beta-D-glucan synthase (similar to Saccharomyces cerevisiae FKS3 (YMR306W); ancestral locus Anc_5.14) — MNFMSPKFALTDVEYPAWCRDDEVPITMQEIRDVFVQLTEKFGFQKSSMENMYQHLMGQLDSRASRTGAQNALISLHVSYIGGEHANYRKWYFAAQLDLDEEIGFQNMQLHGKARQRNVKMAKKRGVSIKEQIKQWNEKEQEFINNHPKITLTQEQLEDQTNLKSADYKWKLKMKKLSPENMVRQLALYLLCWGEANQVRFAPECLCFIFKCALDYDISTSSDEKTVQLPEYAYLNDVITPLYEFLRGQVYKKDSKGNWKRREKDHKNIIGYDDVNQLFWYPEGFERIILNNGERLVDKSLEERYLYFKDVAWPKVFYKTYRETRSWKHCFTNFNRFWIIHFAPFWFFTTFNSPTLYTKNYVQLLNNQPTPQVRLSVIAFGGTIACLVQIFATIFEWGFVPREWPGAQHLSNRMTGLLFCLAINLGPSVYVLGFFEWDVHSKSAYIVSIIQLIIALLTTLFFAVRPLGGLFRPYLSKDKKHRRYISSQTFTASFPKLTGRSKWFSYGLWIFVYLAKYIESYFFLTLSLRDPIRVLSIMDLSRCHGDYLLGPLLCKWQANITLVLMLLSDLGLFFLDTYLWYIICNCIFSIILSFSLGTSILTPWKNVYSRLPKRIYSKILATSEMDVKFKAKILISQVWNAIVISMYREHLLSIEHLQRLLFQQVDSLMGDTRTLKSPTFFVAQDDSTFKSMEFFPSKSEAKRRISFFAQSLATPISEPVPVDCMPTFTVLVPHYSEKILLGLKEIIREESPKSKITVLEYLKHLHPTEWECFVKDTKLLTMEKSFLKEAMNKDDDEDGLETPDALCDSKSNPLSDYNDSRKLAREDDLIKEKINDLPFSYFGFNSSEPSYTLRTRIWASLRTQTLYRTLSGFMNYSKAIKLLYRIENPSLVGLYRGNNEALENDLENMASRKFKMVVAMQRYAKFNKDEMEATELLLRAYPNMFISYLLEELEQDTSERTYYSCLTNGYAEFDEESGLRKPIFKIRLSGNPILGDGKSDNQNHSIIFYRGEYIQVIDANQDNYLEECLKIRSVLSEFEELELNSTIPYIPGIEYEEEPPPIAIVGSREYIFSENIGVLGDIAAGKEQTFGTLFARTLAEIGGKLHYGHPDFLNGIFMTTRGGLSKAQRGLHLNEDIYAGMNAICRGGRIKHSDYYQCGKGRDLGFGSILNFTTKIGAGMGEQLLSREYYYLGTQLPMDRFLSFFYAHPGFHLNNLFISFSVQLFFVLLLNLGALNHETIACFYNKNAPITNLETPVGCYNIQPALHWVSIFVLSIFIVFFIAFAPLLIQEILEKGIWRATSRFLHHLLSMAPLFEVFVCQVYSNSLLMDLTFGGAKYISTGRGFAITRLDFSALYSRFVNISIYSGFQVFFMLLFAIISMWQPALLWFWITVISMCFAPFIFNPHQFAFMDFFIDYKTFIHWLFSGNTKYQKESWANFVKSSRSRFTGYKNKTINDISEDSDHDSKKARFWNVFFAELFLPFCVFLFNFTAFSFINAQTGVSDAKPTSAVFRLLLVTFLPIFFNSILLFLLFWVSFFVVPGLSYCCRDAGAVIASIAHTFSVLVYLLDFELMWFLQGWNFTRTLILLITCINLNLVLFKVFTTLFLTREYKNNRAHLAWWNGNWYNTGMGWSVILQPIREYFVKIMESSYFAADFFLGHFLLYIQTPIVLLPFIDYWHTMVLFWMNPRNIIAHKRVLTRKQKLLRSTIVSKYFSLYFAILCLLLFMLIAPFFASDFVQNPQELLEGTLFEGIFQPNGQNNNDTGPNAPSTIMTTTPPLPIFKTVA, encoded by the coding sequence ATGAATTTTATGAGTCCTAAGTTTGCTCTTACAGATGTCGAGTATCCTGCTTGGTGTCGAGACGATGAAGTTCCCATAACAATGCAAGAAATTAGAgatgtttttgttcaacTTACTGAAAAGTTTGGATTCCAGAAATCTTCTATGGAGAACATGTATCAGCATTTAATGGGGCAGTTGGACTCTAGAGCAAGCCGCACAGGTGCACAAAATGCATTGATATCGCTACATGTGTCATATATTGGGGGCGAACATGCAAATTATAGGAAGTGGTATTTTGCCGCTCAGCTTGActtggatgaagaaattgggTTTCAAAACATGCAACTGCATGGGAAAGCACGTCAAAGGAATGTGAAGATGGCAAAGAAAAGGGGTGTGTCCATCAAGGAACAGATTAAACAATGGAATGAGAAGGAACAAGAGTTCATCAACAATCACCCAAAAATAACGCTAACTCAAGAACAATTGGAAGATCAGACAAACTTGAAAAGTGCGGACTACAAATGGAAgttaaagatgaaaaagttgtCGCCAGAAAATATGGTAAGACAGCTGGCTCTTTACTTGCTTTGTTGGGGAGAAGCCAACCAAGTCAGGTTTGCTCCAGAATGTCtttgctttatttttaaatgtGCGCTTGACTATGACATTAGTACGTCAAGTGATGAAAAAACAGTGCAATTGCCTGAATATGCCTACTTAAATGACGTTATTACCCCCCTTTACGAATTTCTGAGAGGCCAAGTATACAAGAAAGATTCCAAGGGAAATTGGAAACGAAGAGAAAAGGATCACAAGAACATTATTGGTTATGATGACGTCAATCAACTGTTTTGGTATCCAGAAGGATTTGAGCGTATAATTTTAAATAATGGAGAACGATTAGTCGATAAGTCACTGGAGGAGAGGTACctttatttcaaagatgTCGCATGGCCAAAAGTATTCTACAAAACTTATAGAGAAACCAGAAGTTGGAAACATTGCTTTACAAATTTTAATAGATTCTGGATTATTCATTTTGCACCATTTTGGTTCTTCACAACCTTTAATTCCCCCACTTTGTACACCAAAAATTATGTTCAGTTGTTGAATAATCAACCTACACCTCAAGTGAGACTCTCAGTGATTGCCTTTGGGGGCACAATTGCGTGCTTAGTTCAAATCTTCGCCACAATATTTGAGTGGGGGTTTGTGCCTCGAGAGTGGCCAGGAGCTCAACATTTATCAAACAGAATGACTGGTCTTCTCTTTTGTCTTGCAATTAATCTGGGGCCGTCAGTGTATGTTTTAGGATTTTTCGAGTGGGATGTTCATTCAAAATCTGCATATATTGTGTCCATTATTCAGTTGATCATTGCACTTTTAActactctttttttcgctGTCAGGCCTTTGGGCGGTTTATTCCGTCCATACTTAAGTAAGGACAAAAAACATCGAAGATATATCTCATCACAAACCTTTACCGCTTCATTTCCCAAGCTGACGGGACGAAGCAAATGGTTCTCCTATGGCTTATGGATATTCGTCTACCTGGCAAAATATATTGagtcttatttttttttgactttATCCCTCAGGGACCCAATCAGAGTCCTATCTATTATGGATTTATCCAGATGCCACGGGGATTATTTGTTGGGTCCCCTTCTGTGCAAGTGGCAAGCCAATATTACGTTGGTTCTTATGTTGCTTTCTGACTTGGGCCTATTTTTTCTCGATACTTACCTTTGGTACATTATTTGCAACTGTATTTTCTCCATTATACTATCCTTTTCTCTTGGTACCTCAATTCTCACACCATGGAAGAATGTATACTCCCGATTGCCTAAAAGGATATATTCCAAAATATTGGCTACTTCAGAAATGGATGTAAAGTTCAAAgcaaaaatattgatatcACAAGTGTGGAACGCTATCGTTATATCAATGTATAGAGAACATCTTCTTTCCATTGAGCATTTACAAAGACTTCTCTTCCAGCAAGTTGACTCTTTGATGGGAGATACAAGAACATTGAAATCTCCTACATTTTTTGTTGCTCAAGATGATTCAACTTTCAAGTCCatggaattttttccttcaaaatcagaggcaaaaagaagaatatcgTTTTTTGCTCAATCATTGGCAACCCCCATTTCGGAACCTGTTCCAGTGGACTGTATGCCAACCTTCACCGTCTTGGTACCTCATTAttcagaaaaaattcttttggGTTTAAAGGAAATCATCAGAGAAGAATCCCctaaaagtaaaattaCAGTACTCGAGTATTTAAAGCATTTACATCCTACAGAATGGGAGTGCTTTGTTAAAGATACAAAACTATTGACCATGGAAAAgagttttttgaaagaagcgATGAAtaaagatgatgacgaagacGGGCTGGAAACCCCAGATGCTCTATGCGATTCAAAGTCTAACCCTCTTTCCGATTACAATGATTCCCGAAAATTGGCTAGGGAAGATGATCTAATTAAGGAGAAAATCAATGACTTACCATTTTCTTACTTTGGCTTCAACTCATCTGAACCGTCGTATACACTAAGAACAAGAATTTGGGCTTCATTACGAACACAGACTTTATATCGGACTCTTTCAGGTTTCATGAACTATTCTAAGGCTATCAAACTGTTGTATCGGATTGAGAATCCCTCTTTGGTTGGCTTGTATCGTGGTAATAATGAAGCTTTGGAAAACGACTTAGAAAATATGGCGAGTAGGAAATTTAAAATGGTTGTTGCTATGCAGAGATATGCaaaattcaataaagatGAAATGGAGGCGACAGAACTACTTTTGAGAGCCTATCCAAATATGTTCATATCTTACCTTCTGGAAGAGTTAGAGCAAGACACTTCAGAGAGAACATACTATTCATGTCTGACAAACGGCTATGCAGAATTTGATGAGGAAAGTGGGTTAAGAAAGCCAATATTTAAAATCCGCTTATCAGGCAATCCAATACTTGGCGATGGCAAATCGGACAACCAAAACCATTCCATTATATTCTATCGCGGTGAGTATATTCAAGTGATTGATGCAAACCAAGATAATTATTTGGAAGAATGTCTAAAGATACGATCCGTTTTAAGTGAGTTTGAAGAACTTGAGCTTAATTCGACAATCCCGTACATTCCTGGTATTGAGTATGAGGAAGAACCACCGCCCATTGCTATAGTCGGTTCGAGAGAGTACATTTTCTCAGAAAATATTGGAGTGTTAGGTGATATTGCAGCGGGTAAAGAGCAGACTTTTGGAACCTTATTTGCAAGAACGTTAGCAGAAATTGGTGGTAAACTGCATTATGGACATCCTGATTTTCTTAATGGCATTTTTATGACCACCCGTGGTGGCCTATCCAAGGCGCAGAGAGGATTACATTTAAATGAAGATATATATGCCGGAATGAATGCCATTTGCCGTGGTGGAAGAATAAAACATAGTGATTACTATCAATGTGGTAAGGGTCGAGACCTGGGATTTGGCtccattttgaatttcacCACTAAAATAGGTGCAGGTATGGGTGAACAACTATTATCAAGGGAATACTATTATTTGGGAACACAACTTCCAATGGATAGGtttttatcctttttttatGCACATCCTGGTTTCCACTTAAAtaatctttttatttccttttcggTTCAGCTATTCTTCGTTCTATTGTTAAACTTGGGTGCTTTGAATCATGAAACAATAGCTTGCTTTTACAACAAGAATGCACCCATCACAAACCTCGAGACCCCTGTTGGATGTTATAATATTCAACCCGCCCTACACTGGGTATCGATTTTTGTTCTGTCAATCTTTATCGTCTTTTTTATTGCCTTCGCACCCTTATTGATTCAAGAAATATTGGAAAAGGGTATTTGGAGAGCGACTTCAAGGTTCTTGCACCATCTTCTTTCGATGGCACCGCTGTTTGAGGTATTTGTTTGCCAAGTTTACTCGAACTCCTTATTGATGGACTTGACATTTGGTGGCGCAAAATACATATCTACGGGTCGTGGATTTGCAATAACACGCCTTGATTTCTCTGCACTCTATTCTAGGTTTGTTAATATATCGATATACTCGGGGTTCCAAGTGTTCTTCATGTTATTATTTGCAATCATATCTATGTGGCAACCAGCCTTACTATGGTTTTGGATAACAGTGATCTCAATGTGCTTTGcaccttttattttcaaccCACACCAATTTGCGTTTATGGACTTCTTCATTGATTACAAAACTTTTATCCATTGGTTATTTTCAGGTAACACAAAGTATCAAAAAGAGTCGTGGGCAAATTTTGTCAAAAGTTCTCGATCAAGGTTTACTGgctataaaaataaaaccaTAAATGACATCTCCGAAGATTCGGACCATGACTCAAAGAAAGCAAGGTTTTGGAACGTTTTCTTTGCAGAATTATTTCTGCCATTTTGTGTATTCCTCTTTAATTTTACAGCATTTTCCTTCATAAATGCGCAAACAGGGGTCTCGGACGCAAAACCAACTAGTGCTGTCTTCCGGTTGTTACTCGTTACTTTTTTGCCAATCTTTTTTAACTCAATACTGCTTTTTCTGTTATTTTGGGTCTCTTTTTTTGTAGTTCCAGGATTATCATATTGTTGCAGAGACGCCGGTGCTGTGATCGCCTCTATTGCTCACACCTTCTCAGTTTTGGTCTATCTTTTAGATTTCGAACTGATGTGGTTTTTACAAGGTTGGAACTTTACACGTACGTTGATACTACTTATTACATGCATCAATTTAAACTTGGTTCTTTTCAAGGTCTTCACAACTCTATTTTTGACAAGAGAGTATAAAAACAATAGGGCACACTTGGCATGGTGGAACGGTAACTGGTATAATACAGGTATGGGATGGTCTGTCATTTTACAGCCCATAAGAGAATATTTCGTCAAG